One window of Streptomyces sp. NBC_00273 genomic DNA carries:
- a CDS encoding Cof-type HAD-IIB family hydrolase → MGEDGAVTSAPQCPDGPTPTPRLIATDLDGTLLRDDKSVSPRTVAALAAAEEAGIEVFFVTGRPARWMDVVSDHVHGHGLAICANGAAVVDLHAGREFVQVRALPRVAALAVVDALRAAAPGTSFAVELTTGINYEPAYPPFFKDPGARVATAEKLLHEDTDESSAPVLKLLAHHAELAPDEFLALARSAAGGYASITRSSPTSLLEISGPGVSKASTLALCCAERGISPAEVVAFGDMPNDVEMLSWAGTSYAMGNAHPDVIAAASGRTVANNEDGVALVIERILAERTAGQQA, encoded by the coding sequence ATGGGCGAAGATGGAGCCGTGACCTCGGCTCCCCAGTGCCCGGACGGGCCAACCCCCACGCCCCGGCTGATCGCCACCGACCTCGACGGCACCCTGCTGCGCGACGACAAGTCCGTCTCGCCCCGCACGGTCGCCGCACTCGCCGCCGCCGAGGAGGCCGGGATCGAGGTCTTCTTCGTCACCGGCCGCCCGGCCCGCTGGATGGATGTGGTCAGCGATCATGTCCACGGCCACGGCCTGGCGATCTGCGCCAATGGCGCGGCGGTGGTCGATCTACATGCCGGACGTGAGTTCGTGCAGGTCAGAGCCCTTCCGCGGGTGGCAGCCCTCGCCGTCGTCGATGCCCTACGGGCCGCGGCACCTGGCACCTCCTTCGCGGTCGAGCTGACCACCGGCATCAATTACGAGCCGGCGTACCCGCCCTTCTTCAAGGACCCGGGTGCCCGGGTCGCCACTGCCGAGAAGCTGCTGCACGAGGACACGGACGAAAGCTCCGCGCCCGTGCTGAAGCTGTTGGCGCACCATGCCGAGCTGGCCCCGGACGAGTTCCTGGCGCTGGCGCGGTCCGCAGCCGGTGGGTACGCGTCGATCACCCGGTCCAGTCCCACCTCGCTGCTCGAGATCAGCGGGCCGGGCGTGTCCAAGGCGAGCACCCTGGCACTGTGCTGCGCCGAGCGGGGCATTTCCCCCGCCGAGGTCGTCGCTTTCGGGGACATGCCGAACGACGTGGAGATGCTCAGCTGGGCGGGCACCTCGTACGCCATGGGCAACGCCCACCCCGATGTGATCGCGGCCGCCTCCGGCCGTACGGTCGCCAACAACGAGGACGGGGTCGCCCTCGTCATCGAGCGCATCTTGGCCGAACGCACCGCGGGACAGCAGGCCTAA
- a CDS encoding LLM class flavin-dependent oxidoreductase: MSLRLSTVILPVRRWHEGGRDQWLRAEQLGFHTAYTYDHLSWRTFRDGPWFGAVPTLTAAATATERLRLGTLVTSPNFRHPVTLAKDLMSLDDVSGGRITLGIGAGGNGFDATTLGQEAWSPRERADRFAEFVPLLDRLLTEGSVTHEGTFYSAEEARNIPGCVQRPRLPFAVAATGPRGMRLAARHGQAWVTTGDPKLFEEGTPEQSREALRGQLERLGKAFLEIGRDLEPVEKILLTGFTPEANTVLQSVDAFVDFAGRHRDLGFTEVVIHAPIPDSEFAADEAVFEKIATEALAQLDG, encoded by the coding sequence ATGAGTCTGCGTCTGAGCACGGTGATCCTTCCGGTACGTCGATGGCACGAGGGAGGACGCGATCAGTGGCTCCGGGCCGAGCAGCTCGGGTTCCACACGGCCTACACCTACGACCACCTGTCCTGGCGCACGTTCCGCGACGGCCCGTGGTTCGGCGCGGTGCCCACCCTGACGGCAGCGGCCACCGCCACTGAGCGGCTGCGCCTGGGCACGCTCGTCACCTCGCCGAACTTCCGTCACCCGGTGACCCTCGCCAAGGACCTCATGAGCCTGGACGACGTCTCCGGCGGGCGCATCACCCTCGGCATCGGCGCGGGCGGCAACGGCTTCGACGCGACCACGCTGGGCCAGGAGGCATGGTCCCCGCGTGAGCGCGCCGATCGCTTCGCCGAGTTCGTGCCGCTGCTGGACCGCCTGCTGACCGAGGGCTCGGTGACCCACGAGGGGACCTTCTACTCCGCCGAGGAGGCCCGCAACATCCCCGGCTGTGTGCAGCGGCCCCGGCTGCCGTTCGCGGTCGCCGCGACCGGACCGCGCGGCATGCGGCTCGCCGCCCGACACGGCCAGGCCTGGGTGACCACGGGCGACCCGAAGCTCTTCGAGGAGGGCACGCCCGAGCAGTCGCGCGAGGCCCTGCGCGGGCAGCTCGAGCGGCTCGGCAAGGCCTTCCTGGAGATCGGGCGGGACCTGGAGCCCGTGGAGAAGATCCTCTTGACCGGCTTCACGCCGGAAGCCAACACCGTGCTGCAGTCCGTGGACGCGTTCGTCGACTTCGCCGGCCGGCACCGCGATCTGGGGTTCACCGAGGTGGTGATCCACGCCCCGATCCCGGACTCCGAGTTCGCCGCCGACGAGGCCGTGTTCGAGAAGATCGCCACCGAGGCCCTGGCCCAGCTCGACGGCTGA